A stretch of the Alnus glutinosa chromosome 6, dhAlnGlut1.1, whole genome shotgun sequence genome encodes the following:
- the LOC133871387 gene encoding U-box domain-containing protein 26 produces the protein MKTNHPKLKTHLFSCGFFRHCTQSDLSPTSSPLSPSHPPPPPPPPQPQPQPDSSSSSSSTSQSFTQWRFPLPNPGPDPPPETTLPSDPPPLPPPIPCTQLQELFHVAELQINTGSDPDRLSALHLLERSLVPNPPSDPECPPELMRGVVGNLKTKTGAKPATKILLALCLAEGNRHVAVEAGAVSAVVEAAPELDDAEAERALAALELMCTVPEGAAEVRAHALAVPVMVAMMGRIAARAREYAISVLAVIYGDGGSGIDVAPPEEVARAVVLALRGDCSVRGKRKGALLLKALEEN, from the coding sequence ATGAAAACCAATCACCCAAAGCTTAAGACCCATCtcttttcttgtgggtttttcCGCCATTGCACCCAATCCGATCTCAGCCCCACCAgttcccctctctctccctctcaccccccaccaccaccaccaccaccacaaccacaaccacaacccgactcctcctcctcttcttcctcaacTTCCCAAAGCTTCACTCAGTGGAGGTTCCCACTCCCCAACCCTGGGCCTGACCCGCCACCCGAAACCACCCTCCCGTCCGACCCACCTCCACTACCACCACCCATTCCCTGCACCCAACTACAGGAACTCTTCCACGTAGCGGAGCTCCAGATCAACACCGGGTCAGACCCGGACCGGCTCTCCGCTCTCCATCTCCTGGAGCGCTCGCTCGTGCCTAACCCGCCATCCGACCCGGAATGCCCACCGGAGCTCATGCGAGGGGTAGTGGGGAATTTGAAAACCAAAACGGGAGCGAAGCCCGCGACGAAAATTCTGCTAGCGCTTTGTTTAGCGGAGGGCAACCGCCACGTGGCGGTGGAGGCAGGGGCGGTCTCCGCGGTGGTGGAGGCGGCGCCCGAGCTCGACGACGCGGAGGCGGAGCGTGCACTAGCGGCCCTCGAGCTCATGTGCACCGTGCCGGAGGGCGCGGCGGAGGTGCGAGCACATGCGCTGGCGGTGCCGGTGATGGTGGCCATGATGGGGAGGATAGCGGCGCGTGCCAGGGAGTACGCGATCAGCGTGCTGGCGGTGATCTACGGGGATGGTGGTTCGGGTATAGACGTGGCGCCGCCGGAGGAGGTGGCGCGTGCGGTGGTTTTGGCCTTGCGAGGGGATTGTAGTGTCAGGGGGAAGAGGAAGGGTGCGCTGCTATTGAAGGCGCTTGAGGAGAACTGA